A genome region from Deltaproteobacteria bacterium CG11_big_fil_rev_8_21_14_0_20_42_23 includes the following:
- a CDS encoding DNA gyrase inhibitor YacG has translation MNDKLTLIKPCPRCGKRVNLKEDPFRPFCSKKCKEIDLGKWALETYRIPGERVHQDEESFFQEEEEL, from the coding sequence ATGAACGACAAACTTACACTTATCAAACCTTGTCCGCGATGCGGAAAAAGAGTAAATCTCAAAGAAGATCCGTTTCGTCCTTTTTGTTCAAAAAAATGCAAAGAAATTGACTTGGGAAAATGGGCTCTCGAAACTTACCGTATTCCTGGTGAACGTGTGCATCAGGATGAAGAAAGTTTTTTTCAGGAAGAGGAGGAGTTGTGA